The following proteins come from a genomic window of Rutidosis leptorrhynchoides isolate AG116_Rl617_1_P2 chromosome 10, CSIRO_AGI_Rlap_v1, whole genome shotgun sequence:
- the LOC139873001 gene encoding uncharacterized protein, whose product MEMAKALAHHQQLRSLRLQQNQPISRYHSNIDAHLLPQLHQPTPNPNSIYLQSKAELQMAYQDAWRVCHPDFKRPFSSLEDASERLLPYHVVADYEAEDDDKIIDYDITGQALSRSQQWDHNIANKVAEFTTTFEKQVLAFNILSQKRAIGEFRSEERLLIEQLLLHEERQALIEARAEMETRQKAGWEAQAAASLRMAAMARAESQAHAEMMARGPIRASAMGAHEVVDQDPEVDPYNTMNGWANNMQRDEKEPIDYFLNDEERENVDSGVESMWRQGGEIDLNLR is encoded by the exons ATGGAGATGGCGAAGGCATTGGCTCACCATCAACAACTAAGATCACTTCGATTACAACAAAATCAACCTATTTCTCGCTATCATTCCAACATTGATGCTCATCTCCTGCCACAATTACATCAACCAACCCCTAACCCTAATTCCATTTATTTACAATCTAAAGCTGAATTGCAGATGGCGTATCAAGACGCGTGGCGTGTTTGTCATCCTGATTTCAAACGTCCCTTTTCTTCTTTAGAAGACGCTTCTGAGAG ACTGCTACCTTACCATGTGGTAGCAGACTATGAAGCAGAAGATGATGATAAAATCATTGATTACGACATCACAGGCCAAGCATTATCTCGTTCTCAACAATGGGATCACAACATTGCTAATAAAGTAGCTGAATTTACTACAACTTTTGAAAAACAAGTTCTTGCTTTCAACATCCTTTCCCAAAAACGAGCCATTGGGGAATTTAGATCTGAGGAACGATTATTGATCGAACAACTTCTCCTTCATGAAGAAAGGCAAGCATTAATTGAAGCTAGGGCAGAAATGGAAACAAGGCAAAAGGCGGGATGGGAAGCTCAAGCTGCTGCTAGTCTGCGTATGGCTGCTATGGCTCGAGCTGAGTCGCAGGCTCATGCTGAGATGATGGCTAGGGGACCAATTAGGGCTAGTGCAATGGGGGCTCATGAGGTGGTTGATCAGGACCCTGAAGTCGATCCTTATAATACGATGAATGGATGGGCGAATAACATGCAGAGAGATGAAAAAGAACCAATTGATTATTTTTTGAATGATGAAGAAAGGGAGAATGTCGATTCAGGTGTTGAAAGTATGTGGCGTCAAGGTGGTGAAATTGATTTGAACCTAAGATGA